Genomic segment of Eupeodes corollae chromosome 2, idEupCoro1.1, whole genome shotgun sequence:
aaattatattaatttcagAACCAAATTCAAACAATTAGAATTATTTGTTCATGAGCTGAGTAATGACTTGAAAACACATTTTGTGACAAACTCTGAAGTAACGacaaaacaagcaaaaatggattttgaaattaaaaatatgaaacacaTAGTTTGTGAGACCGAAGATAAATGTGAGAAGTTGGAAAAGCTCGTTAAAGATGTGGACAAAGCCTTGCATCATACGCTGCAAAGTCTTTCAGACTTGGAAGTGAATTTGATGTCGCAATACAAAATGTActccattcaaaattttaaaggtaAGGATTAAGAAATTTGGAAAAGTCTGGCTAAACTTGTTTTGTACCTTTATGTTCACTtttgatattgttttattttaaaggtcaTCTACTGTGGCGTATAAGTGACTTCCAAAAGAAATTCGACGAAGCAAAACAACACGATACAGTTCTACAAAGTGCGATATTTTGCAACAAATCTTATGGATATACTCTAAGGGTAAATTAATTAAGCTTTTTGATTAAACCTCCACCGAACTATTAATAAATATTCTATTTATGTTCTGGGATTTTGTAGGTAGAATTATATCTTAATGGAAAAGGTTCATGGAAAGGTCGTAATATAATTGCTTGTTTGAATGTAATTCCCGGTGAATATGATCCCCTATTGCCGTGGCCTTGTAAGCTACAAGCTGATGTTTTAATACGTGATCAGAATCCAGATCCAACTGGAGCCCAAGATTATGTTAAGACAGTTGTTGTGAGACGTAAAAGTGACGAATTTCAAAGTAATCAATTCTTTTATATACCCCATAAAATCTTGGGCAATCGGAATTATGTTAAGGATGATACTCTATTTTTGGAAATCTATGTTCATAAGAATAagtatttgtaaattaaatacgattttatattacatgaagagttttatttattccttaaaaatattttattttctatgaagtttagttttttttatttaaattaaataacttaagTTTTTCACTTTTGACTTTAAACTGCAtaataaagttgatttttgaaatgcttcaaaaaattgtacaaaattgtttttgattgattttgtttttaattttaaacaacaaaaaaactactttgaaaTATCCATATACCAtttgaaactttaattttaatatttcattttttcggTCGACAAGAACagtgtgtttgaaaaaaaatatagttgctGTTCAGAACTgtacaccattttttttttgaaaatataaaataatttaaaatcaatttatttttccccTCAGTTaaagttcttgaaatattttgGCTTTTCAGTGACTAATTTTATGTATGTCTTCATATTTCAAATAGTAAGATTGAGGTAACATTTAAAAGATGAATTTGAATCAATAAAAAGataacttataacttcccatcccgtctgtcgatttgtcttgcctaaaatgtttgtaggttttcatgttttgttcaaaaaggtgttagttgaattatttaaacaacatttttaaattaccaacaatattttgacgaaatagtttgatttcaaaatctaattaaGCTTATAAGTTCAATAAGATGAATTAATAgaactagattttgaaaaaaggtttcCGATTTTAGTAtcatttcctattttttttaatttattatatttattttatttgaagtcaatatcttttattattcacTATATATCGAAAAccgatcaatttttaccaattttgcgtactatttgttgtagatatcaatttattataaaaaaaactgactgttgaattcttataaaaaatttactgaatgccgaaaacaatattttctatgagataaaataagttccaatattttaagtttttaaaaagatgtttgagacaaaagcaaattttaccaagtttaagtattgtttttttttttaggcttttatttttttgtttggtttccaGATGtgaaaaacgtttttcttcgttgcacaaaattgatttggagataaaatcattttttggcCGTAAAATTTGAACTGTattgtatagcaaaatttatttgaagtcaaaatgaATTTAACATTTCAGTATTGAAATATGgcaatttttttcgatttaaaaatgcCAGAGTTTACAAGGAgttcatattttcaaacaaaatgtttctgCACTaaatttcttattgaaaaacataactAAAAGTCCAACTTTAAGACTTTCTAGACCTGAcaattttgtttcgattttaaCATTACATGTAATAAGAAAAATCGTAATTTTCTTTCAtcataacgataaaataaattagaatacaaaatattttgaaaatttaaaacttttgtggAAAAAGGCTAAACGAAACACAAGAAAGCcaaaaaaccaaatacattattcttttataataagcacacactcaaggggatattactacccttattatgtaaagacacagtcTGAGCACTATAGGAAAGGAAGAGAGGGGTTGAAGgaggtgtacattggttttgaatttctgaatattgcaatggctgttaaagacagagtgtggtaaggaattccatattcgcgtagtacggctaaaggaCGAATCTCCgaacttgacagtacgaccgaagttgggctcgagggtatactgatgagcatttctagaagcgcgagtatttcGGTTGAACtgcttaaggggaggaatgcagctggctatttcactagagcataaaccgttaaagtAACGGTAAAAgaaggtgagacaagaaactttaggacgatgttcaagtgacgtaaatgatccaaTGACGGTATTAtcccaatcaatctaaatgctcttcGTTCAaaactgtccaagaggcttaagtaagttgcaggagcaccaggcCAGGTATGGGAGTTATACACAAGCTttagacgtatataagtcttgtgaATAACAGCCAGAACAGAgggaaaaaaaaatcttgcttcgccttagaaaacaaaaacatattgcGGCATTTTTGTCGACAaagcgtatgtgatcgttccacaaaaggtggttatgatacacataccgagaatatcgggATGTTCAGTcccctcgatgcaagtgccatttatggataatggcaaggggggtgtatctcgctttaacgatacaagacagtattgtgttttcaaagcattaaattctacgcggtttccaatactacttgtattgaacgatccgaatgGTAATTACTTATCCAATTAAGTATGGATTAgtaaaaccgaaagcacgcatttttgatagtAGAACCTGATGCCGAACCCTAtcatcttactttctccaaaacgatgttaagatttgctccactgttcagtgagatgaaccatgagatcaccagtggacctattgctacgaaatatgtattgccggtcattaagaagctttcgatcttcaagatatttcttgagctgataattaagcAGCATttgcatgaccttggaaagaagagacgtgCAATcagtcggtaattagagggtgaggaagatttgccttttttggaaataggctggacaaatgcggttttccatccgctcggaactagacctgaggagtaggacagatgaaaaagcttacaaaGTGGTTTTACcagcattgaagaacacctcttcagaataaaagCAGGGATACCAGCGGCTTTATGTATGTTGAGTTTCTTTTATGACTcacggagtcataacactcactggcagtgTTGCATTAGCGGCGAACTGCCAGCGAAGAGGTTAGCTTTTTCGagagagctaacaaatggaggaaccgaggaagaagaagaatttctcatattttttacgaatgaccaaaaatttgtactgccattgggacattgcaatattttttgccgtaatttttgttcatgtaaaaatttgggtagtacccgtggcatgatggttagtgcgttggactgtcatgcaaggggtcttggattcaatccctgcctgtgccaccttaatttaaaaaaataattttcgcgggtactgcctcttgcgaggaattgacaattcctttaagagtaattcttgtcatgaaaaagtgctttctcaaactatccgttcggattcggcctaaaattgtaggtcccttctattcctgacaacagtactcgcacacaggaatggttgagagttgtaagtcactaggccctggtttataactgttgcgccacccaatttatttatttatttaaaaatttggtccatcgaatatgggcgtttacaccaagtcgtgcattttatttttatagaaaacaagACACTTAACGCAAATCTGTTTAAAATCTTAACTCCCAAGTTTAAACGTAAACGACTATTGCTTAGACTGTACAGACAGGCGGACGAACGGAATCTCGTGTCGAAATTTTTTCCGAaggcaatacttgccatatagtccATATATGCCGCAAGTGAAAAACATTGTAGTAAGTTTTTCGCAAAGATAGAAAGAGGCGTTGTTTATTTAAGGGCAACTTTCATGAACCATAATAATGAAtacagtttttaatcaaaaatcgtgttgcttaaaaaaaagtttcaatataagaaaaaaataaaattatttaatacctATCTAGCTTAAAATTCTGTGTACTAAGTTAAGTACATAAAATTTCCTTATGCATCTTCAAATcatatttgaatgaatttagcttcaagaaataattaatcataatatgtatgtattatgaGTACAAATCAGAAATCAACTCCTTTCTTATAGTTCAAAACTCCTAAACAAAACCTGTCTGACTAACCTCATCTACTTATAGCTTTATTATCCCTTCAACGTTATCCAATATCAATTAATAACCGCATAAACAATCAATATTGAAAAGTACACAAACGTAAACCTCTTATCCTCAAACAAAGTGTTTGAGCTTTGGTGCACACATAATTCTTCAAGTCCTTAACTTTCTAAAATACAAAGACCATGTgcgtttttgtttacaaaacaaaattacacaaCAGAgcgaaccaaacaaaaaaaacacattttaatccCGCGCCAATATTGTACAGTGCGTTAGGTTAAAGCCACACACACCACCGGTATCAGTAACGGCGTCCATTATACAACTCAAAGTTTTAGTACAAAACTCTAgtgtataaaataattgtactaAATTTCTTACACTCAATGTCAACACCTCGTCCTCGACGACTTTAACAGAGGAAAAAGCTCATTTAAGAAAATCCTCTCTGGCCACCACTCCACACCAACATCACATCCACATCATAACATATCCTTTTTCATTCACAATTCACAACTTACAAATATAACTTTT
This window contains:
- the LOC129947031 gene encoding TNF receptor-associated factor 3, translating into MNSHDEDELPIRTVIKYEKTSCYFCNEWLESQTFKEHLIHCGQVLEPCPNGCSAYIQRKKMRSHLRDCPKVSMRTLSSSSISNGLEGGAMESRIEMLEQDISALRSVLNEEIRQRLHLITDVGSLRKQNQVSDEWNQETDQIMTQLQKLINQESELRVNAIEECHNDFRYCYDLSQTLKTELESSINELEKEIADLSMETKKAQNRLTETIIKLDESIMEQENIFKTKFKQLELFVHELSNDLKTHFVTNSEVTTKQAKMDFEIKNMKHIVCETEDKCEKLEKLVKDVDKALHHTLQSLSDLEVNLMSQYKMYSIQNFKGHLLWRISDFQKKFDEAKQHDTVLQSAIFCNKSYGYTLRVELYLNGKGSWKGRNIIACLNVIPGEYDPLLPWPCKLQADVLIRDQNPDPTGAQDYVKTVVVRRKSDEFQSNQFFYIPHKILGNRNYVKDDTLFLEIYVHKNKYL